Proteins found in one Muntiacus reevesi chromosome 2, mMunRee1.1, whole genome shotgun sequence genomic segment:
- the CHRM3 gene encoding muscarinic acetylcholine receptor M3, producing the protein MTLHNNSTTSPLFLNISSSWIHGPSDTGLPPGTVTHFGSYNISRAAGNLSSPNGTTSDPLGGHTIWQVVFIAFLTGILALVTIIGNILVIVAFKVNKQLKTVNNYFLLSLACADLIIGVISMNLFTTYIIMNRWALGNLACDLWLSIDYVASNASVMNLLVISFDRYFSITRPLTYRAKRTTKRAGVMIGLAWVISFILWAPAILFWQYFVGKRTVPPGECFIQFLSEPTITFGTAIAAFYMPVTIMTILYWRIYKETEKRTKELAGLQASGTEAEAENFVHPTGSSRSCSSYELQQQSMKRSARRKYGRCHFWFSTKSWKPSAEQMDQDHSSSDSWNNNDAAASLENSASSDEEDIGSETRAIYSIVLKLPGHSTILNSTKLPSSDNLQVPEEELGTVGLEKKTSKLQAQQSMDDGGSFQKSFSKLPIQLESAVDTAKASDVNSSVGKTTATLPLSFKEATLAKRFALKTRSQITKRKRMSLIKEKKAAQTLSAILLAFIITWTPYNIMVLVNTFCDSCIPKTYWNLGYWLCYINSTVNPVCYALCNKTFRNTFKTLLLCQCDKRKRRKQQYQQRQSVIFHKRAPEQAL; encoded by the coding sequence ATGACCTTGCACAATAACAGTACAACCTCACCCTTGTTTCTGAACATCAGCTCTTCCTGGATTCACGGCCCTTCGGATACAGGGCTGCCCCCAGGAACGGTTACTCATTTTGGCAGCTACAACATTTCTCGGGCAGCTGGGAATCTCTCCTCTCCAAATGGCACCACCAGTGACCCTCTAGGAGGTCATACCATCTGGCAGGTGGTCTTCATTGCATTCTTAACAGGCATCCTGGCCTTGGTGACCATCATTGGCAACATCCTGGTGATAGTGGCATTCAAGGTCAACAAGCAGCTGAAGACAGTCAACAATTACTTCCTCTTAAGTCTGGCCTGTGCTGACCTGATTATTGGGGTCATTTCAATGAATCTGTTTACTACTTACATCATCATGAACCGATGGGCGTTAGGGAACCTGGCCTGTGACCTCTGGCTGTCCATTGACTATGTGGCTAGCAATGCCTCCGTCATGAACCTTCTGGTCATCAGCTTTGACAGATACTTTTCCATCACGAGGCCGCTCACGTACCGAGCCAAACGAACAACAAAGCGAGCTGGTGTGATGATAGGTTTGGCTTGGGTCATCTCCTTCATCCTTTGGGCTCCTGCCATCTTGTTCTGGCAATACTTTGTTGGGAAGAGGACTGTGCCTCCAGGGGAGTGTTTCATCCAGTTCCTCAGTGAGCCCACCATCACCTTTGGTACGGCCATCGCTGCCTTTTATATGCCTGTCACCATCATGACTATTTTATACTGGAGGATctataaggaaactgaaaaacGTACCAAAGAACTTGCTGGGCTGCAGGCCTCTGGAACAGAGGCCGAGGCAGAGAACTTTGTCCACCCCACGGGCAGTTCTCGAAGCTGCAGCAGCTATGAGCTCCAGCAGCAGAGCATGAAACGCTCAGCCAGGAGGAAGTACGGACGCTGCCACTTCTGGTTCTCAACCAAGAGCTGGAAGCCAAGCGCCGAGCAGATGGATCAAGACCACAGCAGCAGCGACAGCTGGAATAACAATGATGCTGCTGCCTCCCTGGAGAACTCTGCCTCCTCCGACGAGGAGGACATTGGCTCAGAGACCAGAGCCATCTACTCCATCGTGCTCAAGCTCCCAGGTCACAGCACCATCCTCAACTCCACCAAACTACCCTCATCCGACAACCTGCAGGTGccggaggaggagctggggacgGTGGGCTTGGAGAAGAAAACCAGCAAGCTTCAGGCCCAGCAGAGCATGGACGACGGGGGCAGCTTTCAGAAAAGCTTCTCCAAGCTCCCCATCCAGTTAGAGTCTGCCGTGGACACAGCCAAGGCCTCTGATGTCAACTCCTCGGTGGGTAAGACCACGGCCACTCTACCTCTGTCCTTCAAGGAAGCTACGCTGGCCAAGAGGTTTGCTCTGAAGACCAGGAGCCAGATCACGAAGCGAAAACGGATGTCCCTCATCAAGGAGAAGAAAGCAGCCCAGACCCTCAGCGCCATCCTGCTTGCCTTCATCATCACCTGGACCCCCTACAACATCATGGTTCTGGTGAACACCTTTTGTGACAGCTGCATCCCCAAAACCTATTGGAATCTGGGCTACTGGTTGTGCTACATCAACAGCACCGTGAACCCCGTGTGCTACGCCCTGTGCAACAAAACGTTCAGAAACACTTTCAAGACGCTGCTGTTGTGCCAGTGTGACAAGAGGAAGAGGCGCAAGCAGCAGTACCAGCAGAGACAGTCGGTCATTTTCCACAAGCGGGCGCCTGAGCAGGCCTTGTAG